A section of the Tamandua tetradactyla isolate mTamTet1 chromosome 4, mTamTet1.pri, whole genome shotgun sequence genome encodes:
- the UCK2 gene encoding uridine-cytidine kinase 2 isoform X1 — MAGDSEQTLQNHQQSNGGEPFLIGVSGGTASGKSSVCAKIVQLLGQNEVDYRQKQVVILSQDSFYRVLTSEQKAKALKGQFNFDHPDAFDNELIFKTLKEITEGKTVQIPVYDFVTHSRKEETVTVYPADVVLFEGILAFYSQEVRDLFQMKLFVDTDADTRLSRRVLRDISERGRDLEQILSQYITFVKPAFEEFCLPTKKYADVIIPRGADNLVAINLIVQHIQDILNGGLSKRQTNGYLNGYTPSRKRDQREMIMKWKVEIIGNQWRRGDFPESSSSFLKKGKGRRAGNCLFHYTAVVYTGAPHSHQHLCMLLCICVVSSPRLRAPGDPRECLAPLKIPNPWHSSLPQSRYLIKFEKTPGNKRSEGGRAPAAQDRARLGNLVLANPPLLPWLGNAGGHLTSASPLHL; from the exons TCTTCCGTTTGTGCTAAGATTGTGCAGCTCCTGGGTCAGAATGAGGTGGACTATCGTCAGAAGCAGGTGGTCATCCTGAGCCAGGACAGCTTCTATCGTGTCCTCACATCAGAGCAGAAGGCGAAAGCCCTGAAGGGCCAGTTCAACTTTGATCACCCAG ATGCCTTTGATAATGAGCTCATCTTCAAAACACTCAAAGAAATCACTGAAGGGAAAACAGTCCAGATTCCTGTGTACGACTTTGTCACCCATTCCCG TAAGGAGGAGACGGTAACTGTCTACCCCGCGGACGTCGTGCTCTTTGAAGGGATCCTGGCCTTCTATTCCCAGGAGGTGCGAGACCTGTTCCAGATGAAGCTTTTTGTGGACACCGACGCAGACACCCGGCTGTCCCGCAGAG tattGAGGGACATCAGCGAAAGAGGGAGGGACCTTGAGCAGATTTTATCTCAATATATTACGTTCGTCAAGCCTGCCTTTGAGGAATTCTGCTTGCCA ACAAAGAAATACGCCGACGTGATAATTCCTAGAGGTGCAGATAATCTCG TGGCCATCAACCTCATCGTGCAGCACATCCAGGACATCCTGAATGGAGGGCTCTCCAAACGGCAGACCAATGGCTATCTCAATGGCTACACCCCATCACGCAAGAG agatcaaagggagatGATTATGAAATGGAAGGTGGAAATTATTGGTAACCAATGGAGGAGAGGAGACTTTCCAGAATCCTCTAGTTCTTTCCTAAAAAAAGGTAAGGGAAGACGCGCAGGGAATTGTCTTTTTCACTACACCGCAGTCGTTTACACAGGGGCGCCACACTCCCACCAGCACTTGTGCATGCTTCTGTGTATATGTGTTGTCTCCTCTCCTAGACTGAGAGCTCCTGGAGACCCTAGAGAGTGTCTGGCTCCTCTTAAAATCCCCAACCCCTGGCATAGTTCCCTGCCCCAAAGCAGGTACCTGATAAAATTTGAGAAAACACCTGGGAATAAAAGGAGTGAAGGAGGAAGAGCACCTGCTGCACAGGACAGGGCAAGGTTGGGGAACCTCGTTCTGGCGAACCCTCCACTCCTTCCTTGGCTGGGGAATGCTGGCGGTCACCTCACTTCTGCCAGCcctcttcatctgtga